In Papaver somniferum cultivar HN1 chromosome 1, ASM357369v1, whole genome shotgun sequence, a genomic segment contains:
- the LOC113309739 gene encoding nuclear-pore anchor-like isoform X5, which produces MPLFLTDEEFFRCSNDVSVVVDKADSYIKDLYRQIETLKAQADASSITAEQTCSLLEQKYVSLTSDFAKLEGEKEQLAVTLEQHISDVAELQSQKHQLHLKSIGRDGDVERLSIEVSELHKSNRQLLELIEQRDAEITEKNSTLKIYLEKIVNLTDNGSQREARIHDIEAEIARSNAAVARLSQEKELTERHSVWLNDELTAMVNSLNELRRSHNEHDSQISSKLANVQREYDECSRSLKWNEERVRVLEMSLTSMQEELCSCKDAAAVNEERYSAEMSTVTKLVELYKESSEEWSTKAGELEGVIRALETHLDQVENGYKEKLEKEVATRNEIEKEANNLKDKLEKCEAEIESNRKSGELSLVPFSSYGDERLICGMEDERSGDNSMIVPKIPAGISGTALAASLLRDGWSLAKMYEKYQEASDALQHERLGRKQSQAVLEKVLFEIEEKAEIILDERAEHERMVEAYSKMNQKLQQSLSEQVNIEGTIRNLKADLRRQEREYNTAQKEIADLQKQVTVLLKECRDIQLRCGSTSHMDPDDYVTSTSMEMTFDSDVEKVISERLLTFKDITGLVEQNVQLRSLVRNLSDQNDTRDAELKERFEMELRKQADDAASKVTTVLKRVEEQGNMIESLHNSVALYKRLYEEEQKRHDTQPHSAGAVLEHGRKDLMLLFEGSQEASKKAHEQALQRARHLEVEMAKSRSEIISIGLERDKLAMEVNFARDRLDNFMKEFDHQRDETISVKARNIEFSQLIVEYQRKLRDSSDSVNASEELSRKLTMDVSILKHEKEMLLNSEKRASEEVLRLSERVHRLQASLDTIQSAEEVREEARSMERRRQEEQLNRAEREWAEAKRELQDERDNVRSLTLDREQTIKHAMRQVEEIGKQLADALHAVAAAEARAAVAEARCSNLEASLKSTQNKELEMDRSSDPSNSSTSEEPVDLLKAKQEMGRLKEEAQVNKEHMLQYKSIAQVNEAALKQIESAHEKFKAETEKLKKSLEAEIVSLRERVSELENDCVSKSKEVVNAVTGKEEALDAALAEISNLKEDISLKTSKMMAMELQLSSLKEDLGKENERWRNAQNNYERQVILQSDTIQELTTTSQALGSLQLEASDLRKLADARKNEIDILRATWETEKAVLEQLKNESEKNYAEINEQNKILHNHLEALHIKVAEKERSCFGGSSGSTDSAQHGDLDLQSVVHYLRRSKEIAETEISLLKQENLRLRSQLESALKASETAQSLLQLERANSRSLIFSDEEFKSLQIQVREINLLRESNIQLREENKNNFEECQKLREITRKARIEAEHLETLLREKQITVESNQKEIEMQKIEKANLEKRLLELLEKGKNIDLEEYERAKDGFQKIQVKLREKEAELVESKRLVAEKQDIIARLEHDLANSRSELNEKEMRTNDSLQIEAKLRMELDKLKLEHDKLRRLLTIHKKRNEGWTKEKEELIKEKQSLSKQLEDSKQGKRPIDALAKEKEELINENQSLLKQLEDSKQGKRPVMDSANDQAMIEKEMKIQILMSTLDKEREEVRKEKIKRVRTEKAVESLVKNVAQERKKLVDELEKYKKAKEQLQESTTVSASQLPLENVLDDHMASYQAAVKNLEVGVDSLINEAPAVDVPPVTTSPAGRQVHPQAMSAPTGAETAGVPSQTRPVDDREKRPISKPNVESRKGGRRLVRPRLARPVGACGDVEMSEVEASSNNADSKVVTPSHDSEPEANLAPTIAIHTLVRKRPASLASSGTPDEGNIKEEPGSSMPKKSKVFDCLNENIAEIEERVDTKTDDAVDTACEEPVDSEKDDIVPAAGEETIDSKRDYGDATIEQSAPEEVKDSLLEGESQNEINPLSEELMDDKVQDTEEDIEESMRDGEEQDPQQQPFAAEVENDREEGELPSNLADPQNDGGFDMIFEAEESLAESVIAPGVEDEEAVPTTEVVPEAVSPEILLYEKNEMGELMEETAEDNDKSNSGNEEEGAVDDIEHSPKGSFGAGGVETSSSSPTVNLGDPKQGNTNVSPKAEGGKEDLPGGSVSPKPEGGKEDLPGVSGNSSARIINMNERARSGAVLRQAGVVRQAGAASSPVTRGRGRAVLSAGRTLSTVRGRGVRARGRGGRGNVQAQEDKEQS; this is translated from the exons ATGTTTCTCTTACTTCTGATTTTGCCAAACTTGAAGGGGAGAAGGAACAACTGGCTGTTACACTTGAACAACACATTTCTGATGTTGCCGAACTTCAGTCTCAGAAACACCAACTTCATCTTAAATCT ATTGGTAGAGATGGAGACGTTGAGAGATTATCCATTGAAGTTTCTGAGCTTCACAAGTCTAATAGACAGTTACTTGAATTGATCGAACAAAGAGATGCGGAGATTACGGAGAAGAATTCCACTTTAAAGATATATCTGGAAAAAATT GTGAATCTTACAGACAATGGTTCTCAAAGAGAAGCTCGCATTCATGACATCGAAGCGGAAATAGCACGTTCTAATGCAGCGGTAGCTCGTTTATCACAG GAGAAAGAATTGACTGAGAGGCACAGTGTTTGGCTTAATGACGAGTTAACAGCCATGGTAAACAGCCTGAATGAGCTACGCCGATCGCATAACGAACATGACTCCCAGATTTCCTCCAAGCTTGCCAAT GTTCAAAGGGAATATGATGAGTGCTCTAGATCATTAAAGTGGAATGAAGAAAGAGTGAGGGTGCTTGAAATGAGTTTAACATCAATGCAAGag GAATTATGTTCATGCAAAGATGCTGCTGCTGTGAATGAGGAGCGCTACTCTGCTGAAATGTCAACG GTTACAAAGCTGGTTGAACTCTATAAAGAGAGTTCTGAGGAATGGTCAACAAAGGCAGGGGAGCTAGAGGGTGTGATCAGGGCATTGGAG ACACATTTGGATCAAGTTGAAAATGGTTATAAAGAGAAGCTTGAGAAGGAAGTAGCCACAAGAAATGAGATTGAAAAG GAAGCAAACAACTTGAAAGATAAACTTGAAAAGTGTGAAGCAGAAATTGAAAGTAATAGGAAATCTGGCGAGTTGAGTCTTGTTCCATTCAGCAGTTATGGTGATGAAAG ACTGATATGTGGGATGGAGGATGAGAGAAGTGGGGATAACAGTATGATCGTCCCTAAAATCCCAGCAGGCATTTCAGGAACGGCATTGGCGGCATCACTTTTGCGCGACGGATGGAGT CTAGCTAAAATGTATGAGAAGTATCAAGAGGCCAGCGATGCATTACAACATGAAAGGCTAGGACGAAAGCAATCGCAAGCTGTTTTGGAAAAG GTGTTGTTTGAAATTGAGGAGAAAGCTGAAATCATTTTGGACGAACGAG CTGAACATGAAAGAATGGTTGAAGCATATTCTAAGATGAATCAAAAGTTGCAGCAGTCGCTCTCGGAACAGGTTAATATTGAGGGCACCATTCGAAATTTGAAG GCTGACCTTAGGAGACAGGAGCGTGAATATAATACAGCACAGAAAGAAATTGCTGACCTTCAGAAACAG GTGACTGTTCTTCTCAAGGAATGCCGAGATATTCAACTACGTTGTGGGTCTACAAGCCATATGGATCCCGACGACTATGTTACCAGCACATCGATGGAGATGACTTTTGATTCTGATGTTGAAAAGGTTATTTCGGAACGCTTG TTGACCTTCAAGGATATAACAGGGCTGGTTGAGCAGAATGTACAGCTCCGAAGTCTTGTACGCAATCTCTCTGATCAGAATGATACAAGAGATGCGGAGTTAAAG GAGAGGTTTGAAATGGAGTTACGTAAACAGGCTGATGACGCTGCATCCAAGGTTACTACTGTCTTGAAAAGGGTGGAGGAGCAAGGAAACATGATAGAGTCACTTCACAACTCT GTTGCATTGTATAAAAgattatatgaagaggaacaGAAGCGGCACGACACACAGCCTCATTCTGCTGGGGCAGTTCTAG AACATGGAAGAAAAGACCTTATGCTACTCTTCGAAGGTTCTCAG GAGGCTAGTAAGAAAGCACACGAGCAAGCTCTTCAACGTGCTAGACATCTTGAAGTAGAGATGGCTAAATCTAG GAGTGAGATTATATCAATAGGGCTTGAGCGTGATAAGTTAGCCATGGAAGTGAACTTCGCGCGAGACAGACTCGATAATTTTATGAAAGAGTTTGATCATCAG AGAGATGAAACCATTTCAGTTAAAGCTAGAAATATTGAGTTCTCTCAACTGATTGTTGAATATCAACGGAAGCTACGTGACAGTTCTGATTCTGTGAATGCCTCGGAGGAGCTTTCACGAAAGTTAACTATGGAC GTGTCCATCTTGAAGCATGAAAAGGAAATGTTGTTAAATTCTGAGAAAAGAGCTTCTGAGGAAGTGCTTAGGTTGTCAGAGAGAGTTCACCGTCTTCAG GCAAGTTTGGATACTATTCAGAGTGCAGAGGAAGTCCGTGAG GAAGCTAGATCAATGGAAAGAAGAAGGCAGGAGGAGCAGTTAAACCGTGCTGAG AGGGAATGGGCTGAAGCTAAGAGAGAACTTCAAGATGAACGGGATAATGTTCGGAGTCTTACACTTGACAGGGAACAGACAATAAAACACGCAATGAGACAGGTCGAGGAAATAGGAAAACAATTGGCTGATGCATTGCATGCTGTTGCTGCGGCTGAGGCTAGGGCAGCGGTAGCTGAG GCTAGGTGCTCAAATTTGGAAGCAAGTCTTAAATCTACTCAAAATAAG GAACTTGAGATGGATCGGAGTTCTGATCCTTCTAATTCCTCAACAAGTGAG GAGCCAGTTGACCTGCTCAAAGCAAAACAAGAAATGGGAAGACTCAAAGAAGAAGCCCAAGTTAACAAAGAGCACATGCTTCAG TATAAAAGCATAGCACAAGTTAACGAAGCTGCCTTGAAGCAAATAGAATCCGCACATGAGAAATTTAAGGCTGAG ACTGAGAAGCTAAAAAAGTCGTTGGAAGCTGAAATTGTCTCACTGAGAGAAAGGGTCTCTGAACTTGAAAAtgattgtgtttcaaaatccaaagaAGTTGTCAATGCCGTCACAGGGAAAGAAGAAGCACTTGATGCTGCATTAGCTGAAATTAGTAATCTCAAGGAAGATATATCCTTAAAAAC CTCTAAAATGATGGCGATGGAACTTCAGTTATCCTCGTTAAAAGAAGATTTGGGGAAAGAGAATGAACGATGGCGGAATGCTCAGAATAACTATGAAAGACAG GTTATTCTGCAGTCTGATACAATTCAAGAGCTGACAACAACATCACAGGCCTTGGGCTCACTGCAACTGGAAGCATCTGATTTGCGGAAATTGGCAGATGCCCGTAAGAATGAAATT GACATACTTAGAGCAACCTGGGAAACAGAGAAAGCAGTATTGGAGCAATTAAAGAATGAAAGCGAGAAGAATTACGCTGAAATTAATGAACAG AACAAGATACTGCATAATCACCTGGAGGCTTTACACATTAAAGTGGCTGAAAAAGAGCGAAGTTGTTTCGGTGGATCTTCCGGAAGCACAGATTCAGCTCAACACGGTGATCTTGACCTACAAAGTGTAGTCCATTATCTCCGGCGGTCGAAAGAAATA GCGGAAACAGAGATTTCATTGTTAAAGCAAGAAAATCTAAGACTGCGGTCTCAG CTTGAGTCTGCCTTGAAAGCATCTGAGACGGCTCAATCGTTGCTTCAGTTGGAACGTGCCAATTCTAGGTCATTGATATTTAGCGATGAAGAGTTCAAGTCCCTTCAGATTCAG GTCAGAGAGATAAATTTGCTCCGGGAAAGCAATATTCAACTTAGAGAGGAAAACAAGAACAACTTTGAGGAATGTCAG AAATTGCGTGAAATAACTCGAAAGGCTAGAATTGAGGCTGAACATTTGGAAACCCTGCTGAGGGAGAAGCAAATTACAGTTGAGTCCAACCAGAAAGAAATTGAAATGCAAAAGATAGAGAAAGCTAACTTGGAGAAGCGGCTTTTGGAG CTACTCGAGAAGGGGAAGAATATTGATTTGGAGGAGTACGAACGGGCGAAGGATGGCTTTCAGAAGATCCAG GTAAAactaagagagaaagaagcagaGCTGGTGGAAAGTAAAAGGCTTGTTGCTGAAAAGCAAGATATCATAGCTCGGTTGGAACATGACTTGGCAAACAGCAGATCTGAACTAAATGAAAAGGAGATGAGAACTAATGATAGTCTTCAGATTGAG GCCAAACTTAGAATGGAACTTGACAAGCTGAAACTGGAACATGACAAGCTCAGGAGATTGCTTACTATCCACAAG AAGAGGAACGAAGGCTGgacaaaagaaaaggaagaacTGATTAAAGAGAAGCAATCTCTTTCGAAACAGTTGGAAGACTCTAAACAAG GGAAGAGACCTATTGATGCCTTGGCAAAAGAAAAGGAGGAGTTGATTAATGAGAATCAATCACTTTTGAAACAGTTGGAAGACTCTAAGCAAG ggAAGAGACCTGTGATGGATTCTGCTAATGATCAAGCAATGATAGAAAAGGAAATGAAGATACAG ATACTTATGTCTACTCTGGACAAGGAAAGAGAAGAAGTGAGGAAAGAGAAAATAAAGCGTGTCAGGACCGAGAAGGCAGTTGAAAGTCTTGTTAAAAATGTTGCTCAG GAGAGAAAAAAATTGGTGGATGAGCTTGAGAAGTACAAAAAAGCTAAAGAACAACTTCAAGAG AGCACCACAGTTTCGGCGTCCCAACTGCCCCTTGAGAATGTCTTGGATGACCACATGGCTTCTTATCAAGCAGCTGTGAAGAACTTAGAGGTTGGAGTAGATTCACTTATTAACGAGGCTCCTGCTGTGGATGTGCCACCTGTGACAACTTCTCCAG CTGGTAGGCAAGTTCATCCTCAGGCTATGAGCGCCCCAACTGGAGCAGAAACGGCTGGAGTGCCTTCACAAACTAGACCAGTAGATGATAGGGAAAAAAGACCCATCTCCAAACCCAACGTTGAATCCCGTAAAGGTGGAAGAAGGCTGGTCCGACCTCGTCTTGCACGTCCAGTGGGGGCTTGCGGTGATGTTGAGATGTCCGAGGTTGAAGCGTCCTCTAATAATGCTGATTCAAAAGTAGTTACGCCTTCACATGATAGTGAGCCTGAAGCAAATTTAGCTCCTACCATCGCCATTCATACGTTAGTTCGCAAACGACCAGCTTCATTGGCCTCATCTGGAACACCAGATGAGGGTAACATTAAAGAGGAGCCTGGTTCCTCTATGCCGAAGAAGTCAAAAGTTTTTGATTGTCTCAACGAGAACATTGCCGAAATTGAAGAGAGAGTCGATACCAAAACAGATGATGCTGTTGATACTGCTTGTGAAGAGCCTGTTGATTCCGAAAAGGATGACATTGTGCCGGCTGCAGGCGAAGAGACAATTGATTCTAAAAGGGACTACGGAGATGCTACCATCGAACAGTCAGCTCCTGAAGAGGTGAAGGATTCATTGTTAGAAGGTGAATCTCAGAACGAGATAAATCCTTTGTCAGAAGAGTTGATGGATGATAAGGTTCAAGACACAGAGGAGGATATTGAAGAAAGTATGAGGGATGGCGAGGAGCAAGATCCTCAGCAGCAGCCCTTTGCCGCAGAAGTTGAAAATGATAGAGAGGAGGGGGAGTTGCCTTCTAATTTGGCTGACCCCCAGAATGACGGTGGTTTTGATATGATTTTCGAGGCAGAAGAGAGTTTGGCCGAATCTGTGATAGCTCCCGGCGTAGAGGATGAGGAGGCTGTACCTACCACTGAGGTGGTTCCCGAGGCTGTTTCTCCCGAAATCTTATTATATGAGAAAAATGAAATGGGTGAGTTAATGGAAGAGACTGCTGAAGATAATGATAAGTCTAACAGCGGTAATGAAGAGGAAGGAGCTGTTGATGATATCGAGCATAGCCCTAAAGGTTCTTTTGGAGCAGGTGGGGTTGAGACCTCTTCATCTTCCCCAACTGTTAACCTAGGCGATCCGAAACAAGGTAACACTAATGTCTCACCCAAGGCTGAAGGTGGAAAGGAAGATTTGCCAGGTGGGTCTGTCTCGCCGAAGCCTGAAGGTGGAAAAGAGGATTTGCCAGGTGTATCTGGGAATAGCTCGGCTAGAATCATTAACATGAATGAGAGAGCTAGAAGTGGGGCTGTGCTTAGACAGGCTGGAGTGGTAAGACAGGCTGGAGCCGCGTCTTCTCCTGTGACTAGAGGTCGGGGCAGAGCAGTGCTTAGTGCTGGCAGG ACCTTATCTACTGTTCGTGGTCGTGGCGTGCGTGCTCGAGGACGAGGTGGACGTGGCAATGTGCAAGCACAGGAGGACAAAGAACAAAGCTGA